TTCCAATTAATGTTGGTTGTTTGGGTGCCTGCACTTACTGCAAGACAAAACATGCCCGGGGCCATTTAGGCAGCTATACTGTAAATAGCCTGGTAAGTTTGGAGCACGCATTTGTTGTGCTCACCATAATGTGGGGATTTTCCTCTGATGCTTAATTTTTCTGCAGGTTGAGCGCGTTAGAACTGTTATATCTGAAGGGGTCAGAGAAATATGGTTAAGCAGTGAAGATACTGGAGCTTACGGTAATTAGAGACCCGTCTCTTGAATCTCATAGGTGCAAAGCTTAAGACATTCCGTGTTAAGCATGATTCTTGTTTTCATGAATTTTTTTGTCTTAGTAAGCTTACATTCTTTATAATTAAACCAGTGCCTTCATTGCTTGTATTTTCAGGGCATACTTTATGCCCCGAACAACGATAAGTTATTCATATCCATACTCATATATGtactgtatattttctcaaattATGTTGTTTTATATATTCTCACATTTGCTTCCAATTTTCTTTAATGATATCATCATTATTTCATGTTTCACTGACATTTATATGCACTCACAAACGTGGAGCTTGCAAAATACTTCAGGTAGAGATATTGGTGCAAACCTTCCAAGTCTATTGAACGCCATCACTGCGGAGCTTCCTTCTGACAGAAGCACCATGCTTCGCATTGGCATGACCAATCCTCCTTTCATACTGGAGCATTTGAAAGAGATAGCTAATGTTTTACGCCATCCCTGTGTTTATTCATTTCTGCATGTTCCTGTGCAATCGGGGAGCAATGCTGTTCTTACTGTGAGTCGATCTAAATTTTCCTTCCCCTTCTTTTTGAGCTAAAATTGTAGCTCTCAAGATATCCTTATTTATGGCCTTACCTGTGgattttttagttaaatttgtCGTCTAAATGAACCCTACAATGTTTGAATGTCTCAGGCAATGAATCGTGAGTACACAGTCAGTGATTTTAGAACTGTGGCTGACACTTTGAACGAACTTGTGCCTGGGATGCAAATTGCGACTGATATTATCTGTGGATTCCCTGGTGAGTGGATGCACGCCAATGAATTTTTAGATTCATCACCAATTTCTCAGTTGGCTAGCACTTTTTTATTCTTCAATTATTAAGGAAGTTCGGAGATAGCCTCAAAGCATGCTACTTAGAATTTCATTATTTCATTATTTCGTGATGGCTTGTAAGTTATTTACGTTCTATGATTTTAGGTGAGACTGATGAAGATTTTGCGGAAACTATCAACCTCATAAAGGAGTATCAGTTCGCTCAAGTTCATATCTCGCAGTTTTACCCTCGACCAGGTAACTCTTCGTACATTTTTGCTAATCTGATAAGTGATCTAGCTGCTAGATTACATTGCTAAAAGTTGTGgacttactatttttttttaattcatgcaGGAACACCTGCTGCAAGAATGAAGAAAGTCCCCAGCACAGAGGTAAAGAAGCGAAGTCGTGAATTGACTGCAATTTTTGAATCGTTTACTCCGTACCAAGGATTGGAAGGCAAGATTGAGAGAATATGGATCACCGAAATCGCCACAGATGGTATTCATTTGGTAAGCTGCCCATCTCATTCCATCCTCTCTTTACGCGTGTTAAGTGCATATAATCTACATAAAGGAGTTAGTCTCTCTCTCCGACcaaaaatataatctatacgAAAAATAGGTTGGACATACCAAAGGATACATCCAAGTACTTGTGGTTGCTCCGGACAGTATGCTGGGCGTCTCAGCAAATGTGAAGATAACGTCGGTGGGAAGGTGGTCGGTTTTCGGTGAGCTAATCGAAGAGCCAATTCAAGTGAAAGAAAGCACGTGTGAAGAACACCGCGTTGAGGAGCCGTCTCCCTCTTTTGACTGTTGTGGCGGTTTGTGTTCGAAGGATGTCGAAGCATGCCAATGTGCAGACAACTGTGGAGAGCGAGTTTGTAACACTGAACTAGAAGCAGCTTCTGCGAGCATCGCGGTGGATGCTGCTGTAGTAGTTAAAGACCCCAGTGGGGGAAAATTCGCCTCGACCATTCGGTCCATGCTCTTGAGAAGGAGAAATTTACGGAGCTCGGAGAGGGAAACTGTAGGAAGCCATACAACTAAGTTTTCAGGAAACCGACAAAGAAGAGTAATAACCGGGAAGTTAGCTACCTTAGATTGGATTCTGCTGAGTGGAATGTTTGCGAGTTTCCTCACGGCCATAGCTCTACTTGCATTGCTTTCATCTGAGATATTGTCGTCGTCATGACCGATGTTGATGCCGTGTAATtgtatttttttgataattgtATTTTTTGATTTTCCTTTTCCCCACTCAATTTTGCAATTTGCCACTCTTCTCGCTCTATGCCTGCTTTGTGGGTAAGTTTGTGATGACAACCTGTGACTTCTTGTAGAGCGCAAGCTTAAAGCAATAACACATTGTTCTCGTTAGCCTTTTAAGTGCTGTTGAGaactttcatttttctttttcttttctctttttttttctcccctccGATGTATAGCTGTTTTAGATGATTAGCCTAACTTCACGAAACAGCACCAACGAGTGCATAAATTGTTCGACAAAACTTTGACTAATCTTCAAACAGGCCATTTTAAAATTGACCCTTCAACTTgatgttttccttttttcacTATCGATATGCTCTccactttttataattttgggcCGAATAGTTTTTATAAACTAATTAAGAGATTCGCCAAACTATTAGCCCTCACCAGTTAACAAAATCTGCAACTTCACGGGTAAAGCGTTCGAAACGATTAAATTTGAGTAAATATGTAGCTTAATTAACGCaattaatttgaatcaaaatagcCACAAATAAGCCAGAAGTTCTGAATGGGCAACTCCCCGTACAGTTTTACGAGAAAGATACGTCAACAAATATAATTAGCAGATAAATCAATGTATCAATAATAATTTTGGCAATTCTCAAGAGATTCTCTTGCCACAAAGAAATACACGAGGAAATTGAAGAGTCCGCACATATCTATCCATCATCCAAAGAAAATGCTTGTGGTTTGTTTTCAAAAAGTCGCAAcaaaaggagagggagaggggttaATGTGCTTCTCTACTTACTGAAACAACTTTGCTAAAGAATAGTGTATAGGGAGGCTATtgcccattatatatatattatatatatataagcacatGAAAAATGCAAAGCCACCTAAATAAGACcatagatcaaaaaaaaaagaagggtaaactagagagagagagagagagagagagagagggagagaagtaAACAACAAAAGAGAGCAAAGCTCTCTGAGAGTTTTCGAAGCATAATCAGATTCAATCAGCGTCTGTCTATCCTTCTTTCTTCCGCCCCCCACAACAAATGTTTCCTGCTTCAACTATAAATAACCGGGATAGTCTGACATGCCGTGTCTAGTCGCATTTGATGTTTCTGTAGATTCTCCGCACGAAAAACGTAGAACCCAGATAACCGACAGCACCTGAATTTGCCAAGAGATGCTCACATATTAGAACACAGGAGAAGGGCTCTTTTCGTTTTTTTCATACAATGCAAATTGCTGTAAAGCCATCTATTTGCGTATATACAACCTTTCTTTCGGTCAAGCAGTAATCTAATTTAAGAGGCGAATTTGGTGTTGAGTTACATAATTGTAATTTTAGGTAGGTAAATgtcttttcatatatatatgcaagaagCTAATTTTCTGAAAGGGCTTCACTTGTTCAGATTTTGCAGGACAtgcacatatatacatacatgaaTAGAAAGTGCtcaggaaacaaaaaaaaacagtaagTATCACTAGTAAAGAGGATGGAGAAAGTAGGAAGAAACTCACCACAAAGTATTCCTAGGCCGAGACAGAACATGAGAGTGTAGCCAAAGTAGAAGCTCGTCTGGAAGAACCCGGACATCTTGGTCTTGACGTGATAGTAATATATGGAGTAGAGGTAAACATACACGGCCGTGGAAGCGGCGGAGAAGAAGGAAGTCCACTGCCAGTGGTAGTTCTCCGCGTTCAGCAAGAAGTACGTGCCGACGATGGTCACGCATACGGTCACGATTATGAGGATCAGGAATACCAGCAACATAAATCCATACACGTAGTAAACCTATAAGAATAATCGATCAGCTTCCAGTATCATTATCTGTCGAATAATAAGAAGCTGGGaatggaattaaaaaaatttaagtgaaaGTTCACAACATCGGGATAGTACAGGCGCTAACCATACATTTTACCCAAATCGAACTTCAAGTTAtcatgactatatatatatgttagggtGAAATTGTAAAACTAACAATAAATCGTCACAAGATGCCATGAACAAAGTGGGCGCAGTATCAAGTTTACCTTGTAATTCCAGAAGGATGTGAATACAAAGTACATCTCAATGAAGATACTGCCGAAAGGAAGCAGCCCTCCCATGAGTGAGACAACAGAGGGTGTGAGGTACCATTTCTTCTCAGGAATTGGTCGAGGAATAGTCTTCACACGACATGGATTGTTCGGAGTACCACTCCAATTTCTACCCACCACTGTCCCCAGAAGTGCCAGAGGGAATGAGATGAAAGCCCACAGAATAAACACGACCACCATAGTGCCGAAGGGAATAGCTGCCAATGATCGGTAGAATATGGCGATAGTGTTGAGGGCTAAACCAATTCCGAAGCACAAGAATGGAAAGAGGGATGCCGTAAGGATCATTGCCTTTATCCAGTTTTTACCTGTTATTAAGGACATTAATAGAACTGGAATGCTAATGTAGAAAATTTGACATTTATTCGTGTATACTCTTACAGCTGCATTACATACCTGCAAATCTCAATTTTCATGTATTTTCTTCcaaaacttaatttttcttaaatacCCATGATCTCACAAAAAAGCCCCTCTTCCAACCAACAGAAAACCAACTTATCCCATTGAAAATGATAATTCCCTCAGTTAAAATAGTCTATTTCTATGAGAATGCACTTTCAAGGGGTATATATTAAGATTTTATAGGGCTATACATGTAAATAAATTACTTTTGCAGGGATGAATATgtaatagtgcaaaattttaaagtgacAGAGTAAGCGGAAGTATTAAGATGATCggtttataaaaattataccaCCATTCCTAGAGTAAAGTCCACCACTGACGTAGCCTGAGATAAATGAGGTAAGGGCATAGCATACTATGAAAGTTGTGACAATAGCCCCTCGCCTGATAAAATGAGATGTACAACATTTTAGTGGAAAAGGTAAATAAATCAAGTtacaaaagataaataataaaaagaataaattagtCAGATGAATTCAAAGAAGAGTTACAACAGCATAGAAATAAAACTGCCTTTTATGTTCTCGACCTAATTCAGAACTCTTCATTATTATTCAACAGGGTTTACAATTCTGTCTATCTTAGCTTAGTTGGTAAAATAAACCAGTGCAAGGGATCAATCaacaaagaaatgaaaaaagaaaacaagctaATAAAGAAATTATGTACAGGTATCACATTGTTGTGACCACTAGACTGGCTATTTTAACGGAAATAGTCAAGGTAGTAATCCTTTGCGCTGACAttttaaattaagaataaaattttcaatcatgaAAATAGCTTATGACCCTTTCAGTTAACAACAAACTTCAACTAAGCATTTAAGAGATGTTATATGGTAATACAGTATACATATATTGTTCTTAAAGTATACCGTATTAGTAGCAACTCTATCATTTATGAAATGCTAGCTCTCTGAATCAGTGActcataggaaaaaaaattctcacaGTATGGATTATTTACATACCCAATGTACAACATTCCAATGATTGCCAACAAAATTACTAGCAGAATAAGAGTTGCCAGCTGGGTGCCAATACCAACAAGAGCTGAAAGGAGGACTAAATTGCGAGGAGGCCGAAAAACATCCCCATGCACAAGTTTCCATCCTGATTCTTCACTGACGTCTCTCTcctattaaaaaaggaaaaaaaaaaatgtgtcaaAAGTCCACAACTCCACGTGCAATCCCAATACTGCAAGTTAGTCCAAGATCGTTTCACGTAAACATTTTGCTCCCGAACTTTCTTATATATTGAGATCCCATTTGTTTGAAGTACTAAAAAAGGATGTCATTTTGCAAAATAGAAGGgctaaaatggtcattttacaggaaaaccagaattttttttcactgtcagcgtaattttttttcactgtcAGCATAGAATTTTAATAAATGAGAAATTTTAGGAACTAAAGTGTTTGAAGGAAAAGTTGAAAAAGTTAGAAAGCAGCAATTTAAGCTAATTTCTTTGCTTCAGAGCACTAACTatataaacaataataaaaaaaaaaaaaactaggatgGTTACCAAAGTTTCGAGATCATCATCCTCACGAGCATATTTTGCATAATCATTTCTAAGAGTTCGCATCAATATCATTGATACCAGTCCAGTGAGGAAAATAACCATCATGAAAGAATTGAAGATAGAGAACCAGTGAATCTGTAAAAGTCCAAAATCGCATATAATTAGAGGGGCTAGTATCAGAATGAAGAAATAATATGTTGAAAGATATATAGTAGGACAAAAtttccaaaatgaataaaaGACCAGTTCTGATATTAGAAGAgacaaaatatgatgatttgATGTGTGAAAATGCATTACCTGGTGCTCAAAGAAAGGATAGTCCAAGTAAACATCAAAACGTCGTGCAAATGTTACATTAGTAGGCAACCATTTGACTGAATATGTCATATCTAATGTCTTTCCTGCTTCCAAAAGCTTAGGACTTTCTTGGGTGAGATTGACATGAATGATCTGACAGAGTAACAAGGATCAGAGAGGACCCTACACAGTtccataaaagaaaaaaagaacaatttTATGGAGCTTTACCAAGCACAAACCTGATTGCCATTGTATCTGACAACAATGTTCTTATGGGTAAAAAGATAATGCTTGTTCTCATTGTTCTTGTCAGTCTCCCCAACGAAGCCtggaaaaagcaaaaacaaatgGTAGGTACCAAAAGATACATAAGAAACAAAACAAAGGGAAAAATTAAATGCAAGAAGAAGTACAAGATTCCATACATACCCCACAAAGGCAAATCATCTAGATCATCGGGCCAAGCAATAAATAGAGTGAATGGGGGCAGCCACGAGGATATGAAGGATGTcagagaattattaaaaaaaaaagatataaaaaggaaatgaaatgaaattgTCAACCATGAAAGACTTTGTAAATAAAAAGAAGCCGagtagaaaataagaaaatagttAACAATATACCAATGAAGAATTCAAACCAATATGAGCCCTCAATAGCATCTGTGAATTGCTTAACCTTTGAAGAATCAAGCTCAATTGGACAAATGGAGCCCTTCTCGACATTTCCTAGTGAAATCAATTTCCA
This DNA window, taken from Ananas comosus cultivar F153 linkage group 21, ASM154086v1, whole genome shotgun sequence, encodes the following:
- the LOC109726242 gene encoding threonylcarbamoyladenosine tRNA methylthiotransferase, which gives rise to MEDIEDVVVAGAPPGLRLPLTAVVVKPKKKPRARSIRGDPLSRNPLIPGTQAIYMKTFGCSHNQSDSEYMAGQLSAFGYAITDEPEEADLWLINTCTVKSPSQSAMTTLISKCKDAKKPLVVAGCVPQGSRDLKELEGISIIGVQQIDRVVEVVEETLKGHEVRLLTRKTLPALDLPKVRKNKFIEILPINVGCLGACTYCKTKHARGHLGSYTVNSLVERVRTVISEGVREIWLSSEDTGAYGRDIGANLPSLLNAITAELPSDRSTMLRIGMTNPPFILEHLKEIANVLRHPCVYSFLHVPVQSGSNAVLTAMNREYTVSDFRTVADTLNELVPGMQIATDIICGFPGETDEDFAETINLIKEYQFAQVHISQFYPRPGTPAARMKKVPSTEVKKRSRELTAIFESFTPYQGLEGKIERIWITEIATDGIHLVGHTKGYIQVLVVAPDSMLGVSANVKITSVGRWSVFGELIEEPIQVKESTCEEHRVEEPSPSFDCCGGLCSKDVEACQCADNCGERVCNTELEAASASIAVDAAVVVKDPSGGKFASTIRSMLLRRRNLRSSERETVGSHTTKFSGNRQRRVITGKLATLDWILLSGMFASFLTAIALLALLSSEILSSS
- the LOC109726243 gene encoding transmembrane 9 superfamily member 1-like → MLSAVKSPPPPLPLLVVVVVVALLPLLAPAAESDHKYQAEDPVTLWVNKVGPYNNPQETYNYYSLPFCQPSENPAHKWGGLGEVLGGNELIDSQVDIKFGRNVEKGSICPIELDSSKVKQFTDAIEGSYWFEFFIDDLPLWGFVGETDKNNENKHYLFTHKNIVVRYNGNQIIHVNLTQESPKLLEAGKTLDMTYSVKWLPTNVTFARRFDVYLDYPFFEHQIHWFSIFNSFMMVIFLTGLVSMILMRTLRNDYAKYAREDDDLETLERDVSEESGWKLVHGDVFRPPRNLVLLSALVGIGTQLATLILLVILLAIIGMLYIGRGAIVTTFIVCYALTSFISGYVSGGLYSRNGGKNWIKAMILTASLFPFLCFGIGLALNTIAIFYRSLAAIPFGTMVVVFILWAFISFPLALLGTVVGRNWSGTPNNPCRVKTIPRPIPEKKWYLTPSVVSLMGGLLPFGSIFIEMYFVFTSFWNYKVYYVYGFMLLVFLILIIVTVCVTIVGTYFLLNAENYHWQWTSFFSAASTAVYVYLYSIYYYHVKTKMSGFFQTSFYFGYTLMFCLGLGILCGAVGYLGSTFFVRRIYRNIKCD